In the genome of Segatella copri, one region contains:
- a CDS encoding FimB/Mfa2 family fimbrial subunit, with protein sequence MKKKNYALVASFLMMLVATLTSCEKFALDETSTDPHDANANVTFHVSMGKNQSTEFNTKAAGFNTKAADSNAIPLEKVCSRLSLGIFDEIGKVKTLNTLSTDKEYGKLSVALDKGEYRVVIIGHNGAGNCTISSPEKIKFSNNKLTDTFYYYGRLNITSEETEETIELKRAVAQFKVHITDSVIPANARSIKFYYLGGSSTLDATSGYGCVNSRQTEIFKLAKDQRDYSVYTFPHEDSQGLNMKISILDADGKPFRELDKDNIEVKCNYITKANISIAESSGDNPGGGDGEDEDDKGNGGFNILFNPEWAGEINVEFE encoded by the coding sequence ATGAAGAAGAAGAACTACGCTCTCGTAGCATCCTTCCTGATGATGCTAGTAGCGACGCTTACTTCATGCGAAAAGTTTGCACTCGATGAAACGAGTACTGACCCACATGATGCAAACGCCAATGTAACCTTCCATGTCTCCATGGGAAAGAACCAGTCGACAGAATTCAACACTAAGGCTGCTGGATTCAACACCAAGGCTGCCGACAGCAATGCCATCCCGCTAGAGAAAGTATGCTCCCGACTCTCACTCGGCATCTTCGACGAAATAGGAAAGGTGAAGACCCTCAACACCCTATCTACAGACAAGGAATACGGCAAGCTCTCCGTCGCTCTGGACAAAGGCGAATACCGGGTAGTCATCATCGGACATAACGGAGCCGGCAACTGCACCATCAGCTCTCCGGAAAAGATAAAATTCAGCAACAACAAACTCACCGACACCTTTTATTATTACGGCAGACTCAACATCACCAGCGAGGAAACCGAAGAGACGATAGAACTGAAACGAGCCGTGGCACAATTCAAGGTCCACATCACCGACTCCGTCATCCCTGCCAATGCCCGTAGCATCAAGTTCTACTACTTGGGAGGCAGCAGCACCCTGGACGCTACCAGCGGTTACGGATGCGTGAACAGCCGTCAGACCGAAATATTCAAACTGGCAAAGGACCAAAGAGACTATTCCGTATATACCTTCCCGCACGAAGACAGTCAGGGACTGAACATGAAAATCAGCATTCTCGACGCCGACGGCAAACCCTTCAGGGAACTGGACAAAGACAACATCGAGGTGAAGTGCAACTACATCACCAAGGCAAACATCAGCATAGCCGAAAGTTCCGGCGACAATCCGGGTGGCGGCGATGGAGAAGATGAAGACGATAAAGGAAATGGCGGATTCAACATCCTATTCAATCCGGAATGGGCAGGAGAAATAAACGTTGAATTTGAATAA
- a CDS encoding TolC family protein codes for MKKILTLIMLMGAMTAAEAQSLELNLDSCRAMALRNNKQLNASKLKKDVATNLKKSARTKYLPKVDALGGYEWFSKEISLLNEGQKSAFSNLGSNILGGISGNANNMMTELVGKGLLTPEQAQKIGGLLNEKGGLIQQQGNALGQSVVDAFRTDTRNMWAGSVMVRQPIYMGGAIIAANKIADIGEQIADNDLDMQTQQTLYSIDQAYWLAVSLKQKYKLATSYHNLVKKLNEDVHKMIQQGVATKADGLKVDVKVNEAEMKITQAEDGLVLSKMLLCQLCGIPMNQQITLADEDKESLALSGTPVDTEQQRIAASDSAMNTRPELRMLQNTLDISKQATNLVRAVYLPHVALTGGYTISNPNVFNGFEKKFAGVWNVGVIVQVPVWNWFDGAYKVRAAKAASNIAQMNLDDTREKIHLQIAQSQFKVKEAQKKLSMAMKNIASAEENLRCANLGFKEGVMEVTDVMAAQTAWQQAQSQKIDAEIDVKLTQVGLNKALGILQ; via the coding sequence ATGAAAAAAATATTAACTCTTATCATGCTGATGGGAGCAATGACTGCCGCCGAGGCTCAATCTCTGGAATTGAACCTGGACAGTTGCCGTGCCATGGCGCTGCGCAACAACAAGCAGCTCAATGCCTCTAAGCTCAAGAAAGACGTGGCGACCAACCTGAAGAAGTCGGCACGCACGAAATATTTGCCTAAGGTGGATGCCTTGGGCGGATACGAATGGTTCAGTAAGGAGATTTCACTGCTCAATGAGGGTCAGAAATCAGCTTTCAGCAATCTGGGATCCAATATCCTGGGCGGCATTTCTGGCAACGCCAACAATATGATGACCGAACTGGTGGGCAAAGGACTGCTTACCCCGGAACAGGCGCAGAAGATTGGCGGATTGCTCAACGAGAAAGGCGGCCTTATCCAGCAGCAGGGCAACGCCCTGGGACAGAGCGTGGTGGATGCCTTCCGCACCGACACCCGAAACATGTGGGCGGGTAGCGTGATGGTGCGACAGCCTATCTACATGGGTGGAGCCATCATCGCAGCCAACAAGATAGCCGACATCGGGGAGCAAATCGCCGACAACGACCTCGACATGCAGACCCAGCAGACCCTCTACAGCATCGACCAGGCCTACTGGCTCGCCGTTTCCCTGAAACAGAAGTACAAACTTGCCACCAGCTATCACAACCTGGTGAAGAAGCTCAACGAGGATGTGCACAAGATGATCCAGCAGGGAGTAGCCACCAAGGCGGATGGACTGAAGGTAGATGTAAAGGTGAACGAAGCCGAGATGAAGATTACTCAAGCAGAAGATGGTCTGGTACTCTCGAAGATGCTGCTCTGTCAGCTCTGCGGCATTCCGATGAACCAGCAGATAACCCTTGCCGATGAAGACAAGGAGTCGCTGGCACTTTCTGGAACACCTGTGGATACTGAGCAGCAGCGGATAGCCGCATCCGATTCTGCCATGAACACCCGTCCGGAGTTGCGCATGCTGCAGAACACCCTCGATATTTCGAAGCAGGCCACCAATCTGGTGCGTGCCGTCTATCTGCCACACGTGGCTTTAACCGGCGGATACACCATCTCGAATCCGAATGTATTCAACGGTTTCGAGAAGAAATTCGCAGGTGTATGGAATGTGGGCGTCATCGTTCAGGTGCCGGTATGGAACTGGTTCGACGGAGCCTATAAGGTGCGCGCAGCCAAGGCTGCCAGCAACATCGCCCAGATGAATCTCGACGATACCCGCGAGAAAATCCATCTCCAGATTGCCCAAAGCCAGTTTAAGGTAAAGGAGGCGCAGAAGAAGCTCAGCATGGCGATGAAGAACATCGCCAGTGCCGAGGAAAACCTCAGATGCGCCAACCTTGGATTCAAGGAAGGCGTGATGGAGGTGACCGACGTGATGGCTGCACAGACCGCCTGGCAGCAGGCACAGAGCCAGAAGATTGACGCAGAAATCGACGTGAAGCTGACCCAGGTGGGCCTGAACAAGGCACTGGGAATCCTGCAGTAA
- a CDS encoding Cof-type HAD-IIB family hydrolase has translation MDKKIKALFFDIDGTLVSFKTHRIPQSTVDALEQAKKNGVEVYISTGRPKQIINNLGQIEHLIDGYITANGARCFVEDTLVSQHAILPSDVKKIIEAADRDNYPAIVVSETRFAIHHYTDEVYEIFCKGLGVDSSVFVTDINSLGDEAILQVTPFCTVEQEALLMPTLENCTSGRWHPAFTDITASGADKGKGLHAMADYLGLNIEETMAFGDGGNDISIIKEAGVGVAMGNAGEELKQVADYITTHVDEDGVRNALLKYGVI, from the coding sequence ATGGATAAGAAGATAAAAGCATTGTTTTTCGACATCGACGGCACGTTGGTGAGTTTCAAGACACACAGGATTCCGCAGAGCACAGTGGACGCCTTGGAACAGGCTAAGAAGAATGGGGTAGAGGTGTATATTTCTACGGGACGCCCCAAGCAGATCATCAATAACCTCGGTCAGATAGAGCATCTCATCGATGGTTACATCACAGCCAATGGTGCCCGCTGCTTTGTGGAGGATACATTGGTGAGCCAGCACGCCATTCTTCCTTCTGACGTGAAGAAAATCATCGAGGCTGCTGATAGAGATAACTATCCTGCCATCGTGGTCAGCGAGACTCGTTTTGCCATTCATCATTATACCGACGAGGTTTATGAGATTTTCTGCAAGGGATTGGGGGTAGACAGCAGCGTTTTCGTCACCGATATCAACAGTTTGGGTGATGAGGCTATCCTGCAGGTTACTCCTTTCTGCACCGTGGAGCAGGAGGCGCTCCTGATGCCTACGCTCGAAAATTGTACTTCCGGCAGATGGCATCCTGCCTTTACCGACATCACGGCAAGTGGTGCTGATAAGGGCAAGGGACTTCATGCCATGGCAGATTATCTGGGCTTGAACATTGAAGAGACGATGGCCTTCGGCGATGGCGGCAACGATATCTCTATCATCAAGGAAGCTGGAGTGGGTGTGGCAATGGGCAATGCCGGCGAAGAACTGAAGCAGGTGGCCGATTATATTACCACCCATGTAGATGAGGATGGAGTTAGGAATGCCCTGCTGAAGTATGGAGTAATCTAA
- a CDS encoding B3/4 domain-containing protein, whose product MKIIVSEEIESVCPTFVGACVEANVVNTPYCQELWDEIHALGEMYKETLTTESLKEMSGIAATRKVYRACGKDPSRYRPASEALIRRMLQGKELYQRDTLVDLVNLASIAYGYSIGGFDADKFEGDTLTLGVGKAGEPYEGIGRGIINIEGLPVYRDNIGGVGTPTSDNERTKMNRDTTHLVVLINGYDGNEQHVRENAEYIIQLLKKYCQSDGGNYFIYQ is encoded by the coding sequence ATGAAAATTATTGTATCAGAAGAAATCGAATCAGTTTGCCCCACCTTTGTAGGTGCATGCGTAGAAGCCAATGTAGTAAACACCCCATATTGTCAGGAACTCTGGGATGAGATTCATGCACTTGGCGAGATGTATAAGGAGACGCTGACCACAGAATCCCTGAAAGAGATGAGCGGCATCGCTGCCACTCGAAAGGTATATCGTGCCTGCGGCAAGGACCCTTCCCGCTATCGCCCTGCTTCAGAAGCCCTCATCCGAAGAATGCTGCAGGGCAAGGAACTCTATCAAAGAGATACGCTGGTGGACTTGGTAAATCTGGCAAGCATAGCATACGGCTACAGTATCGGCGGTTTTGACGCCGATAAGTTTGAGGGAGACACTCTGACCCTAGGTGTGGGCAAGGCAGGCGAACCATACGAGGGCATCGGCAGAGGCATAATCAACATCGAAGGCCTGCCAGTTTACCGAGACAATATCGGTGGTGTGGGAACTCCAACCAGCGACAATGAGCGAACCAAGATGAATCGCGACACTACCCACCTGGTGGTTCTCATCAACGGATATGATGGAAACGAACAGCATGTTCGCGAGAATGCTGAGTACATCATCCAGCTTCTGAAGAAGTATTGCCAAAGCGATGGAGGCAACTACTTCATCTATCAATAG